The Pseudoalteromonas translucida KMM 520 genome segment TGACGCTGGTATTGTTACTCGCCACCATTTTGAAGGTGGTAAATCAGTATTTGAACTTGCAACCAGCACTCACCATGACCATTTAGTATGTTTAAAATGTGGTAAAGTGGTTGAGTTTGAAGATGATGTTATTGAACGTCGCCAACTTGAAGTTGCTGAAAGAAATGGTATTAAGTTAACCAATCATTCTTTATATTTGTATGGCGAATGCGAAGACAAAGAAGCGTGCAAAAATTTTGCTAATAATATAAGTTAAGCTTTTATTATAAACAAAAAAAACCTGCTTAATGCAGGTTTTTTTGTCAGTAAAATTCCCCGTACTCATTACTAACACTCCCTAGAGCAATAATAATGAGTATAGGAGTGTTAACCTTTACTGGGTTTTTGACCATGAGTCGCGCAGACCCACTGTTTGATTAAATACTATGTTTTTCGCTTTAGAATCTCGCGAAAAATAGCCAGTACGTTCAAACTGAAAACCTTGCTCGGCTGCTGAATTAGCCAACGACGGCTCTAACTTAGCATTAGTTAAAATAACTAATGAGTCAGGATTTAAGGTGCTTTCAAACTCATCGGCTGCTGCTGGGTTTGGTACGCTAAATAAGCGGTCATACAAACGTACTTCTGCTGTAATCGCTTCACTTGCCGATACCCAATGAATAACCCCTTTAACTTTACGACCATCACTTGGATTTTTACCTAGTGTTTCTGGATCAAAAGTACAGTAAATAGTGGTAATTTCACCGTTTTCGTCTTTTTCAACACGCTGTGCTTTAATAACATAAGCGCCACGTAAGCGTACTTCTTTATCAAGCACTAAACGTTTGAACTTGTTATTAGCTTCTTCTTTAAAGTCTTCACGTTCAATATAAATTTCACGTGTAAATGGTACATCACGACGACCCATTTCTTCTTTATTTGGGTGATTAGCCACAGATAAGGTTTCTACTTTATCAGCATCGTAGTTTTCAATAACGATTTTAACGGGATCAAGTACCGCCATTGCACGTGGTGCATTTTCGTTAAGATCTTCACGAATACAGGCTTCAAGCATGCCCATTTCAACCATGTTTTCTTGTTTGGTTACACCAATACGTAAACAGAACTCACGAATTGAGGCTGGGGTATAACCACGACGACGTAAACCTGCAATCGTAGGCATACGTGGATCATCCCACCCTTCTACATGATTATTCACTACTAAGTCACTGAGCTTGCGCTTAGACATAATAGTGTACTCTAGGTTTAAGCGTGAAAACTCAATTTGCTGTGGGTGACACTCAAGGCTGATGTTATCAAGTACCCAGTCGTATAAACGACGGTTATCTTGAAACTCCAGTGTACACAATGAATGCGTAATGCCTTCTAGTGCATCAGAAATACAGTGAGTAAAGTCGTACATTGGGTAAATGCACCACTTATCTGCAGTTTGATGATGATGAGCAAAGCGTACACGATAAATAATAGGATCGCGAAGCACCATAAATGAGCTTGCCATATCAATTTTAGCGCGCAGTACACATTCGCCTTCTTTAAACTCACCATTACGCATTTTTTCAAATAACGCGAGGTTCTCATCACTCGGTGTATCGCGGTATGGGCTGTTTTTACCTGGCTCTTTTAATGTGCCACGGTATTCACGGGCTTGATCTGCCGTTAAAAAGCACACATACGCTAAGCCTTTGTTTATTAGCTCAACTGCATAATCGTATAATACATCGAAATAATTAGACGAATATTTAATTTCGCCATCCCAATTAAAGCCTAACCACTGCACGTCTTCTTTAATTGAATTAACGTAGTTAATATCTTCTTTTTCTGGGTTTGTATCGTCAAAGCGTAAGTTACATAAACCGTTATAGTCTTTTGCGATGCCAAAATTTAAACAAATTGATTTTGCATGGCCAATGTGTAAAAAACCATTTGGTTCAGGTGGAAAACGAGTATGCGTAGACGCATGCTTTCCACTTGCTAAATCTTGGTCAATGCGGGTTCTAATAAAATTACTTGGGCGATTCTCGATTTCCGCCATAGGAGTATGATCCTCAAAATAGTGCGTGATAACAAAACTACTGCATTATTACAAAAACATACACTAACATACAGCAATAGATTAAGGTTTATTTTAGATCTTGGTTAACTTTAATTCAGTAACCAGTCAGTTAATGAATAAACTTTGTTTTAGCGCAATAATAGCGTCATCAAAGGCCATTATAGTAAGCAAATAACCCGACTTAAAGGAACCATGATAGCTATACAAAATCAACACCGTGTTTATATTCCAACTAATGCCCGTACCAATCACTACCTTTTAGCTGAAATAACCCCTACCACTGATTTTTATCAAAGTTTTAGTAATATTAACTGTTGTTACGAGCGTATTGCACGTGAGCTTTTTTCTTGCTGTGATGAGCTTGGCTTACACAAT includes the following:
- the fur gene encoding ferric iron uptake transcriptional regulator, producing MTDHNLELKKAGLKVTLPRIKILEILQSPDNQHISAEDVYKILLDLGEEIGLATVYRVLNQFDDAGIVTRHHFEGGKSVFELATSTHHDHLVCLKCGKVVEFEDDVIERRQLEVAERNGIKLTNHSLYLYGECEDKEACKNFANNIS
- the glnS gene encoding glutamine--tRNA ligase, translating into MAEIENRPSNFIRTRIDQDLASGKHASTHTRFPPEPNGFLHIGHAKSICLNFGIAKDYNGLCNLRFDDTNPEKEDINYVNSIKEDVQWLGFNWDGEIKYSSNYFDVLYDYAVELINKGLAYVCFLTADQAREYRGTLKEPGKNSPYRDTPSDENLALFEKMRNGEFKEGECVLRAKIDMASSFMVLRDPIIYRVRFAHHHQTADKWCIYPMYDFTHCISDALEGITHSLCTLEFQDNRRLYDWVLDNISLECHPQQIEFSRLNLEYTIMSKRKLSDLVVNNHVEGWDDPRMPTIAGLRRRGYTPASIREFCLRIGVTKQENMVEMGMLEACIREDLNENAPRAMAVLDPVKIVIENYDADKVETLSVANHPNKEEMGRRDVPFTREIYIEREDFKEEANNKFKRLVLDKEVRLRGAYVIKAQRVEKDENGEITTIYCTFDPETLGKNPSDGRKVKGVIHWVSASEAITAEVRLYDRLFSVPNPAAADEFESTLNPDSLVILTNAKLEPSLANSAAEQGFQFERTGYFSRDSKAKNIVFNQTVGLRDSWSKTQ